A genomic window from Desulfobotulus mexicanus includes:
- a CDS encoding DUF4276 family protein produces the protein MGVMPFYLATEDPISQALVIQVVEQTGTGPFVFEALKTSGFGHLKKNLPALIRLAAHCPVFLLTDLDQKPCAPFLIQQWLGENPLPEKFLFRVAVREVESWLLADRKGMADFMGAPLEQVPANPDFLADPKETVLKIARRYASRAVWQDIVPAKGVRAKVGVGYNQRLMAFVQESWSLERAVIHSESLGRAHQRLQVMLQKLEV, from the coding sequence ATGGGAGTGATGCCCTTTTATCTGGCAACGGAAGATCCCATCAGTCAGGCACTTGTAATACAGGTGGTGGAACAGACAGGCACAGGGCCTTTTGTCTTTGAGGCTTTGAAAACTTCGGGATTTGGTCATCTGAAGAAAAACCTTCCTGCACTTATACGCCTTGCCGCCCATTGTCCGGTTTTTCTTCTTACGGATCTGGACCAGAAGCCATGTGCTCCTTTTTTGATACAGCAATGGCTGGGAGAGAACCCTTTGCCGGAAAAATTTCTGTTTCGGGTGGCTGTTCGGGAAGTTGAAAGCTGGCTTCTTGCAGACAGAAAGGGAATGGCAGATTTTATGGGTGCCCCCCTTGAGCAGGTTCCTGCCAATCCGGATTTTCTGGCTGATCCCAAAGAGACAGTTTTAAAAATAGCCAGACGCTATGCCTCCAGAGCTGTCTGGCAGGACATTGTTCCGGCAAAGGGTGTTCGGGCAAAGGTAGGCGTGGGTTATAATCAGCGTTTGATGGCTTTTGTTCAGGAAAGCTGGAGTCTTGAGAGAGCTGTTATTCATTCGGAAAGTCTTGGGCGTGCACATCAGCGCCTTCAGGTGATGTTACAGAAGCTGGAAGTATGA
- a CDS encoding TonB-dependent receptor plug domain-containing protein, which produces MHCSSLKKTFFPFLAAGLLTLPAQAFHPPESELEQIVVSASRSEQRVEDAISQVYVITAADIEARQIKSVQGLLRDIPGVQIKQNTGSWGDGGNVRLMGMNPDQTLILVDGQRFTGGHDSVDISSIPVENIERIEIVKGPGSALYGSDAMAGVIHIITKKAGTGTDFRTGLSAGSRNRSLATAGMNTGNENMGLRLDYSHSRTTGVDKDKDTVENSTLAASLDYRPTDKVALRIQPFFSRQTNEVTGKANRIQERSRLNASADIRPDALSKIQVRGSYFSHDHKIKDKSFDSVSTLHEFETGYSRMVGLHTLSAGYAYSGESIDDKHKDYTKDSQDTHAVFLQDEMDFGRLSLTVGGRVDHHDEWGTEAHPRAGILFRATDNLRLRASAGTAFMAPTLLKLYADGWRMGHWTMNANPDLKPEKSLSYQAGMDYQIHESLLVRAGFFRNEIDDLIETLRNTQASTMTFHNVSEAVTQGAETSIIWRPVSSFAATLGYTWTDTENKDTGKNLLDRPEHRATLDLDYHLTRPDLRFRLTTAWTGERDYEEQMAGQHGQTQAIRKTRSAYTMVDLAITHHVTKNLEIFTRLENLTNEKNVGDEPDIDGSEWMAGMNFRF; this is translated from the coding sequence ATGCATTGCAGCAGTTTGAAAAAAACCTTCTTTCCATTTCTGGCAGCAGGCCTTCTGACCCTGCCAGCCCAGGCCTTTCACCCACCCGAAAGCGAACTGGAGCAGATTGTGGTCAGCGCCAGCCGCAGTGAGCAGCGGGTGGAAGACGCCATCAGTCAGGTTTATGTCATCACCGCAGCGGATATTGAAGCCCGGCAGATTAAAAGCGTTCAGGGGCTTTTAAGGGATATCCCCGGCGTTCAGATCAAACAGAACACAGGCTCCTGGGGCGATGGCGGCAATGTGCGGCTCATGGGCATGAACCCGGACCAGACCCTCATCCTTGTGGATGGTCAGCGCTTCACCGGTGGGCACGACAGTGTGGATATTTCCTCCATCCCCGTGGAAAACATTGAGCGCATAGAAATCGTAAAAGGCCCCGGCTCAGCCCTTTATGGGTCCGACGCCATGGCCGGTGTCATTCACATCATCACAAAAAAAGCAGGAACAGGAACAGACTTTCGCACCGGTCTCAGTGCAGGCAGCCGGAACCGATCCCTTGCCACGGCAGGGATGAATACGGGCAATGAAAACATGGGACTGCGCCTGGATTACTCCCACAGCCGCACCACCGGCGTTGATAAAGATAAAGACACCGTGGAAAATTCAACCCTTGCCGCAAGCCTCGATTACCGGCCCACAGATAAGGTGGCCCTGCGCATCCAGCCCTTTTTTTCCCGTCAGACAAATGAGGTTACAGGAAAAGCCAACCGCATTCAGGAACGCAGCCGCCTCAATGCCAGTGCGGATATCCGTCCCGATGCCCTCTCAAAAATCCAGGTCCGGGGCAGTTATTTTTCCCATGACCACAAAATAAAGGACAAAAGTTTTGATTCCGTGTCCACCCTCCATGAATTTGAAACCGGGTATTCCCGCATGGTGGGCCTTCACACCCTGAGCGCAGGCTATGCCTATTCAGGCGAGTCCATTGACGACAAGCATAAGGATTACACAAAAGATTCCCAGGATACCCATGCTGTTTTTCTACAGGATGAAATGGACTTCGGCAGGCTTTCCCTTACTGTGGGAGGCCGTGTGGATCACCATGATGAGTGGGGCACAGAGGCTCATCCCAGGGCAGGCATTCTTTTCCGTGCAACGGACAATCTCCGGCTCAGGGCTTCCGCAGGCACGGCCTTCATGGCCCCCACCCTTTTGAAACTCTATGCCGATGGCTGGCGCATGGGCCACTGGACCATGAATGCCAACCCAGACCTCAAGCCTGAAAAATCCCTCTCCTATCAGGCAGGCATGGACTATCAGATCCATGAAAGCCTTCTGGTACGGGCAGGTTTCTTCCGCAATGAAATCGATGATCTCATTGAAACCTTAAGAAACACCCAGGCAAGCACCATGACCTTCCACAACGTCAGTGAGGCAGTCACCCAGGGAGCAGAAACCAGCATAATCTGGCGGCCCGTATCATCCTTTGCCGCCACCCTTGGCTACACCTGGACGGATACGGAAAACAAAGATACGGGGAAAAACCTTCTCGACCGGCCCGAACACAGGGCAACACTGGATCTGGATTACCATCTGACACGGCCCGACCTGCGTTTCCGCCTTACCACGGCCTGGACAGGGGAACGGGATTATGAAGAACAAATGGCCGGGCAGCACGGTCAGACCCAGGCCATAAGAAAAACCCGCAGTGCCTACACCATGGTGGATCTGGCCATTACCCACCATGTCACGAAAAATCTTGAAATTTTTACCCGCCTTGAAAACCTCACCAATGAAAAGAATGTGGGCGATGAGCCGGACATCGACGGTAGCGAATGGATGGCGGGCATGAATTTCAGATTCTGA
- a CDS encoding AraC family transcriptional regulator, translating to MEQKSSLSTAPVTLMDYRRRICEAMNYIHRHLDRELSLDEIAKSAAFSPFHFHRIFTTLTGESVAAFTRRLRLERAANRLLQKPEESITDIALDCGFSSSQNFAKAFRQSFSMSPTDYRKSKTGNTCSKPGKVFHPEFAYSADMLPAGSPFFQNLKKRRELSMEGSIQQVPAYRVAYIRKLGVYGHETCEKAFGELMAWAGPKGYPGSETVFGVYWDNPEVTPPEKCRMDACITLPEGEEPDGSISVQKLRGGPYAVCHFEISDADFPKAWDEAFRWFMEKGYACDDSPCFERYHNNPGKHPEGKWIVDICIPLKPA from the coding sequence ATGGAACAAAAATCCTCCCTTTCCACAGCTCCGGTGACACTCATGGATTACCGCAGGCGTATCTGCGAAGCCATGAACTATATCCACCGCCACCTGGACCGTGAGCTGTCACTGGATGAGATCGCAAAATCTGCTGCTTTTTCTCCCTTCCATTTTCACAGAATCTTCACCACCCTCACCGGAGAAAGTGTGGCCGCCTTCACCCGGCGCTTACGTCTGGAGCGGGCCGCAAACCGACTGCTTCAAAAACCTGAGGAAAGCATCACTGACATTGCCCTGGACTGTGGTTTTTCAAGCTCCCAGAATTTTGCCAAGGCCTTTCGCCAGTCTTTTTCCATGAGCCCAACGGACTACAGAAAAAGCAAGACAGGAAACACTTGCAGCAAGCCAGGAAAAGTCTTTCATCCGGAATTCGCCTATTCTGCGGACATGCTGCCTGCAGGCAGTCCATTTTTTCAAAACCTGAAAAAAAGAAGGGAGTTGAGTATGGAAGGAAGCATACAGCAGGTGCCCGCATACAGGGTGGCCTATATCCGAAAGCTTGGTGTCTACGGACATGAAACCTGTGAAAAAGCCTTTGGCGAGCTCATGGCATGGGCAGGCCCTAAGGGATACCCTGGATCAGAAACTGTTTTCGGTGTGTACTGGGATAATCCCGAAGTCACTCCGCCTGAAAAATGCCGCATGGATGCCTGCATTACCCTGCCCGAAGGAGAAGAACCCGACGGAAGTATCAGTGTACAGAAACTTCGCGGTGGCCCCTACGCCGTCTGCCACTTTGAAATTTCAGACGCTGACTTTCCCAAAGCCTGGGATGAGGCCTTCAGGTGGTTCATGGAAAAAGGATACGCCTGTGACGACAGTCCCTGCTTTGAACGCTACCACAACAATCCCGGAAAACACCCCGAAGGAAAGTGGATTGTGGATATCTGCATCCCGCTGAAACCCGCCTGA
- a CDS encoding AAA family ATPase, which translates to MYLKNLKLKNWRNFREAEIFPAQISYLIGPNASGKSNLMDVFRFMRDICRPDGGGLQKAVKDRGGIQKLRCLHHRRDTEVSVEVGFSEKQDSDLIDWKYILAFRPEGKGAQRLLVSREEVWCKGRLILQRPNTDDGEDSLLLTETHLEQTLANREFRIISDFFSEITYLHLIPQLLRYGDQIGGNRLEEDPFGQGFLERLATCQKRTRDVRLRKIKEVLALAVPQFRDLRFIKDNLGHPHLEALYAHHRPNAGWQSEEHFSDGTLRLIGILWVLLEGRGLLLLEEPELSLHEAIVEQIPLFLDRAQRDRSGKKRQIFISTHSEALLRNPGVDAGGIMVLEPGTEGSTIRKVSENEDRALDAGLTIADVVFPKTRPKGVEQMVLWE; encoded by the coding sequence ATGTACCTGAAAAATCTCAAACTTAAAAACTGGCGGAACTTCCGTGAAGCGGAAATATTTCCTGCACAGATTTCTTATCTGATAGGTCCCAATGCTTCCGGAAAATCCAACCTCATGGATGTATTCCGGTTTATGCGGGATATATGCAGGCCCGACGGGGGTGGCCTTCAGAAGGCAGTAAAAGATCGCGGTGGCATACAGAAACTCCGTTGCCTTCATCACAGACGGGATACGGAGGTGAGCGTAGAGGTCGGATTTTCCGAAAAACAGGATAGCGATCTTATCGACTGGAAATATATACTTGCCTTCAGGCCTGAAGGCAAAGGAGCCCAGCGGCTTCTTGTCAGTCGGGAAGAGGTTTGGTGTAAAGGGCGGCTGATACTCCAAAGGCCCAATACAGATGATGGTGAAGACAGCCTGCTGCTGACGGAAACCCATCTGGAACAGACCCTTGCCAACCGGGAATTTAGAATCATATCTGATTTTTTTTCGGAGATTACTTACCTGCACCTGATTCCTCAGCTTTTGAGATACGGCGATCAGATTGGTGGTAATCGACTTGAAGAAGATCCCTTTGGACAGGGTTTTCTGGAACGCCTTGCCACCTGCCAGAAAAGAACACGGGATGTCAGGCTTCGTAAAATTAAAGAAGTGCTTGCCCTTGCCGTTCCACAGTTCAGGGATCTTCGTTTCATAAAGGATAATTTGGGGCATCCCCACCTGGAAGCCTTATATGCACACCATCGGCCCAATGCGGGCTGGCAGTCCGAAGAGCATTTTTCCGACGGAACACTGCGCTTGATAGGTATCCTGTGGGTATTGCTGGAGGGAAGGGGGCTTTTGCTTCTGGAGGAGCCGGAGCTGTCCCTGCACGAGGCCATTGTGGAGCAGATTCCTCTTTTTCTGGATCGTGCACAGCGGGATCGATCCGGGAAAAAACGTCAGATATTTATCAGTACCCACAGTGAGGCTCTGCTGAGAAATCCTGGTGTTGATGCCGGTGGGATCATGGTTCTGGAGCCGGGAACGGAAGGCAGCACGATCCGGAAGGTCAGTGAGAATGAAGACAGGGCTTTGGATGCAGGCCTGACCATTGCCGATGTGGTTTTTCCCAAGACCCGGCCAAAGGGTGTGGAGCAGATGGTGCTATGGGAGTGA
- a CDS encoding type IV toxin-antitoxin system AbiEi family antitoxin domain-containing protein produces the protein MGQQKKILELAREKGIIRAMDVEALGISRNYLYRMHKAGLLERCAVGLYKLTEAPVNENFYLAEIAKRLPRAVICLVSALSYHGLTTQIPHEIWLTIPRASWLPHVDYPPVNLTYVSGLAYSFGIQEHVINGVSVRIYSPAKTVADCFKFRSKVGLDVAIEALREAWRSRKVTMDELVEAAGVDRVSKIMRPYLEAVV, from the coding sequence ATGGGGCAGCAGAAAAAAATACTTGAGTTAGCCAGGGAGAAAGGGATTATCCGGGCTATGGATGTAGAGGCGCTTGGAATTTCAAGAAATTATCTGTATCGGATGCATAAAGCAGGGCTTCTGGAGAGATGTGCCGTTGGTCTCTACAAGTTGACGGAAGCTCCCGTAAACGAGAATTTTTATCTGGCAGAGATTGCAAAGAGGCTGCCCCGTGCGGTTATCTGTCTTGTTTCCGCCCTGAGCTACCATGGACTTACTACCCAGATTCCCCATGAGATATGGTTGACCATTCCCAGAGCGTCCTGGCTTCCCCATGTGGACTATCCGCCAGTTAATCTGACCTATGTTTCTGGTCTGGCTTATTCGTTCGGTATTCAGGAGCATGTCATAAATGGTGTGTCGGTTAGAATTTACAGTCCTGCAAAGACGGTGGCCGACTGTTTCAAGTTTCGAAGTAAGGTTGGTCTGGATGTTGCTATTGAAGCACTCAGGGAGGCATGGCGTTCACGTAAAGTTACCATGGATGAGCTGGTGGAAGCTGCCGGAGTGGACAGGGTATCGAAAATTATGCGTCCATATCTGGAGGCGGTTGTATGA
- a CDS encoding HAMP domain-containing protein codes for MLISCGKCGKRYSVNDNRIPQGAVSVRCPYCEASVPLSASRLPEKKHKESELDETFREKSESAVERVFLKNTASFGGSIVFRLFMPFILVVLTVTSCILYSYFFSVPKLIEDQINQRAFALSRTLSSAISQPLVLRNYLAVNQSAALYAELPGVAYVSVQSRDGSLVTGLFGSMDRFDQNFARDVLARGFPVEIVHMNPIPEKATVSASNIIVGGRKIHDIGVAVRGNSGVVHVGLFMDDIDAAIMRSLRPLVAVIVLIFVAGAMGIWWVSSSLSRPLKKLTRTTEAIALGDFDKEVQIHGKGEIMDLALAVESMRIAIKSAITRLKNRQ; via the coding sequence ATGCTTATATCATGTGGTAAGTGTGGAAAGCGTTATTCTGTGAATGATAACAGAATCCCGCAGGGTGCTGTCAGTGTCCGTTGTCCTTACTGTGAAGCCTCGGTGCCTCTGTCTGCATCAAGGTTGCCCGAGAAAAAGCATAAGGAATCTGAATTAGATGAAACCTTTAGAGAAAAATCAGAATCAGCAGTAGAAAGGGTTTTTTTAAAGAATACAGCCTCATTTGGTGGAAGTATTGTATTCCGCTTGTTTATGCCATTTATTCTTGTGGTTCTGACTGTGACATCTTGTATTCTATATTCTTATTTTTTTTCTGTGCCAAAGCTTATCGAAGATCAGATTAATCAACGGGCCTTTGCCCTTTCTAGGACCTTAAGTTCTGCCATATCCCAGCCCCTTGTACTTCGTAACTATCTGGCCGTCAATCAGTCTGCCGCTCTTTATGCTGAACTTCCGGGCGTTGCCTATGTTTCGGTACAGAGCAGGGATGGAAGTCTTGTTACGGGCCTGTTTGGCAGTATGGACCGTTTTGACCAGAACTTTGCAAGGGATGTTCTTGCCCGGGGTTTTCCTGTAGAGATAGTTCATATGAACCCCATACCGGAAAAAGCAACAGTCTCTGCTAGTAATATTATCGTAGGAGGTCGTAAAATTCATGACATTGGCGTTGCGGTTCGGGGTAACTCAGGAGTGGTACATGTAGGTCTGTTCATGGATGATATTGATGCGGCCATTATGCGGAGCCTCAGACCCCTTGTCGCAGTAATTGTTTTAATTTTTGTAGCTGGAGCTATGGGGATCTGGTGGGTCAGCAGTAGCCTTTCAAGGCCTTTGAAAAAACTGACTCGAACCACAGAGGCCATAGCCCTTGGTGACTTTGACAAGGAGGTTCAGATTCATGGTAAGGGGGAGATTATGGATCTGGCCCTTGCCGTTGAATCCATGCGTATCGCCATTAAATCCGCCATTACCCGGCTGAAAAACCGTCAGTAA
- a CDS encoding methyl-accepting chemotaxis protein, translating into MNDSANTEKISRSFKEKHRREADLELAARSRSSIAAYPMGLLLFYFLTPINQDLPAFFWMLTAGVVLITPLRFIVSRKTAESYDSAPALWHSLFLFGNYSVAFLWGLLGFISLQHYGIEWVSLLAVLSLCGLASGATSSMSPRLSAALIFVVLVIAPSILWGLIHGDSVSLAFAIFLGFFSAMLLMVTRSNHSWYWTGIKDKTQIAEQGKQLEKIFEAMKEKAENLGHAAMELKDISGETAEDTEALSSKAENVTSATETMGENIQSVAAAMDQATANLSSIASAVEEMTSTIQEIAQNTQGASQVTEEAVKKASLSTEKIRALGHGAEAIGKITEVITEISEQTNLLALNATIEAARAGEAGKGFAVVANEIKNLARQTADATLDIRRQIEEIQNATNVSIADIREISTVVHEANEGVCAIASAVEEQSVTMQEIAVHIGQATAGVEEVNARVSQNARNAASITDNIRDIRETSRKLAENGQLVDARAGQLTDISLSLKKLVAS; encoded by the coding sequence ATGAACGATTCAGCAAATACGGAAAAAATCAGCAGATCTTTTAAGGAAAAGCACCGGCGGGAAGCCGATCTGGAACTGGCTGCCAGATCCAGATCTTCCATTGCCGCCTATCCCATGGGTCTGCTTCTCTTTTACTTTCTTACCCCCATCAATCAGGATCTGCCTGCTTTTTTCTGGATGCTCACCGCAGGGGTTGTTCTGATAACACCCCTTCGCTTCATCGTATCCAGAAAAACAGCGGAATCCTATGACAGCGCACCAGCCCTGTGGCACAGCCTTTTTCTTTTCGGCAATTACAGCGTCGCTTTTTTGTGGGGCCTCCTGGGATTCATTTCCCTCCAGCACTACGGCATTGAATGGGTATCCCTCCTTGCGGTGCTGTCCCTCTGCGGGCTGGCTTCCGGAGCCACCTCATCCATGTCCCCCAGACTGTCTGCTGCCCTTATTTTTGTTGTGCTGGTCATTGCGCCCAGTATCCTCTGGGGCCTGATCCACGGGGATTCCGTGTCCCTTGCCTTTGCCATCTTCCTTGGCTTTTTTTCCGCCATGCTCCTCATGGTGACCCGCTCCAACCACAGCTGGTACTGGACAGGTATCAAAGACAAGACACAGATAGCAGAGCAGGGAAAACAGCTGGAAAAAATTTTTGAAGCCATGAAGGAAAAGGCCGAAAACCTTGGCCATGCGGCCATGGAATTAAAGGATATCTCCGGTGAAACAGCAGAAGACACTGAAGCCCTTTCCAGCAAGGCTGAGAATGTCACCTCTGCCACAGAAACCATGGGGGAGAATATCCAGAGTGTTGCCGCAGCCATGGATCAGGCCACGGCCAACCTCAGCTCCATCGCCTCAGCCGTGGAAGAAATGACCAGCACGATTCAGGAAATTGCCCAAAATACCCAGGGAGCCAGCCAGGTTACGGAAGAAGCGGTAAAAAAAGCCTCCCTTTCCACGGAAAAAATCAGAGCACTGGGTCATGGGGCTGAAGCCATAGGAAAAATCACTGAAGTCATTACGGAAATTTCCGAACAGACCAACCTCCTTGCCCTCAATGCCACCATAGAGGCTGCCAGAGCCGGTGAGGCAGGCAAGGGCTTTGCCGTTGTGGCCAATGAAATCAAAAATCTGGCCAGACAGACTGCCGATGCCACCCTGGATATCCGCAGGCAGATTGAAGAAATTCAGAATGCCACCAATGTAAGCATCGCCGACATCCGGGAAATTTCCACCGTTGTCCACGAAGCCAACGAAGGGGTCTGTGCCATTGCCTCCGCCGTTGAGGAACAGTCCGTGACCATGCAGGAAATTGCCGTTCACATCGGCCAGGCCACGGCAGGTGTGGAAGAAGTGAATGCAAGGGTGAGTCAGAATGCCCGGAATGCTGCCTCCATTACGGATAATATACGGGATATCCGGGAAACCAGCCGCAAGCTGGCTGAAAATGGTCAACTCGTAGATGCCCGCGCCGGTCAGCTGACAGACATCTCCCTTTCCCTTAAAAAACTGGTGGCATCCTGA
- a CDS encoding bacterioferritin, with protein sequence MVEGTKEERRAKVIEVLNQARAMELQAIHQYMNQHYNLDDRDFGELAAKLKLIAIDEMRHAEMFAERIKELGGEPTVTPAGGVERGQEVEVVFAFDADKEDEALDAYNQFLLVCRENGDAISMKLFETIIEEEQAHFNYFDNVNDHIKKLGASYLARVAGTPAETGAMSGGFIGAQGGA encoded by the coding sequence ATGGTAGAGGGCACCAAGGAAGAAAGACGGGCAAAGGTGATTGAGGTTTTGAATCAGGCTCGGGCCATGGAGCTGCAGGCCATTCACCAGTATATGAATCAGCACTACAATCTGGATGACAGGGATTTCGGGGAGCTGGCGGCCAAGCTGAAGCTCATTGCCATTGATGAAATGCGCCATGCTGAAATGTTTGCAGAACGCATCAAGGAGCTGGGTGGTGAGCCTACTGTTACACCCGCAGGCGGCGTGGAAAGGGGTCAGGAGGTTGAAGTGGTTTTTGCCTTTGACGCCGACAAGGAAGATGAAGCCCTTGATGCTTACAATCAGTTCCTGCTGGTCTGCCGGGAAAACGGCGATGCCATTAGCATGAAGCTTTTTGAGACCATTATTGAGGAAGAGCAGGCCCATTTCAATTATTTTGATAATGTAAATGATCACATTAAAAAGCTGGGTGCTTCCTATCTGGCCCGTGTTGCAGGCACACCTGCGGAAACGGGCGCCATGTCCGGCGGATTTATCGGCGCACAGGGCGGAGCCTGA
- a CDS encoding phosphate/phosphite/phosphonate ABC transporter substrate-binding protein, translating to MRLSLSVAFIFFFVSLSFAAAGTVYRLSMLPLHSPEEVMDRISPLALYLSLRTGEKIIPVVYRDYAEYESKILSGELAIGYQNPSVYIKISDMHEPLFLAEDGIGGSRFRGLVILRSDSPVQSLSDLRGKTIGIVGKTSTGGFLSPRLTLQKAGLEAGRDYRVVEATDNTQENVIFSVHLNEVDAGFIRESALHMADTYLPRGRIRVLAEGEWIPNYCISVNRNLPEKFRMDIRKALAEIRPGDPVFKSLYITGLQPVDDDAFDVIREAAGR from the coding sequence ATGCGATTATCATTGAGTGTTGCCTTTATTTTCTTTTTTGTCAGCCTTTCTTTTGCTGCAGCCGGAACGGTCTACAGGCTTTCCATGCTTCCGCTGCATAGTCCCGAGGAAGTTATGGATAGAATATCTCCCCTGGCACTGTATCTGAGCCTGAGGACAGGTGAAAAAATTATACCCGTTGTGTATAGGGATTATGCTGAATATGAAAGTAAGATTTTATCCGGAGAGCTTGCTATAGGATATCAGAATCCTTCCGTTTATATTAAAATATCAGATATGCATGAGCCTCTTTTCCTTGCAGAAGATGGTATTGGCGGAAGCCGGTTCAGGGGACTTGTTATCCTAAGGTCAGACAGTCCTGTGCAGTCACTGTCCGATCTGAGGGGAAAAACTATCGGCATTGTTGGAAAGACTTCTACAGGAGGTTTTCTCTCGCCAAGGCTGACTCTGCAGAAAGCCGGGCTTGAAGCAGGCAGGGATTACCGGGTTGTTGAGGCAACGGACAATACCCAGGAAAATGTGATTTTCTCCGTTCATCTGAATGAGGTTGATGCCGGATTCATCAGGGAGTCAGCCCTTCATATGGCAGATACCTATCTTCCTCGGGGGCGTATCCGGGTACTTGCGGAAGGGGAGTGGATTCCAAATTATTGTATTTCTGTGAACAGGAATCTTCCTGAAAAGTTCAGGATGGACATCCGTAAGGCGCTGGCGGAAATACGACCGGGAGATCCGGTATTCAAAAGTCTTTATATAACAGGACTTCAGCCTGTGGATGATGATGCTTTTGATGTAATAAGAGAGGCTGCGGGTCGATAA
- a CDS encoding nucleotidyl transferase AbiEii/AbiGii toxin family protein: MERFLYRLSVSPHSDRFVLKGASLFLVWKGQNYRVTRDVDFLGFGSSNIRQLADEFSEICRIEFQDDGMIYLPESLNAEGIRDNQEYDGVRISLVGLLNQARIPLQIDIGFGDAVTPAPEKIEYPTIFDSPPPVLKAYPRYTLVAEKVEAMVRLGMANSRMKDFYDIWLVSKLFFLMGVFCYKPLRISSSGDVQLFRYQHRLPLFLHFMKIHRRKYSGKPLSKDQSPIFLLVNCLSLSLI, translated from the coding sequence ATGGAGCGCTTCCTTTACAGGCTCAGCGTTTCGCCCCACAGCGATCGGTTTGTTCTGAAAGGAGCCAGCCTGTTTCTTGTCTGGAAAGGTCAGAACTACCGGGTGACCCGTGATGTGGATTTTCTTGGATTCGGTAGTTCCAATATACGGCAGCTTGCAGACGAATTTTCCGAGATCTGCCGTATTGAATTTCAGGACGATGGCATGATTTATTTACCTGAGTCCCTGAATGCGGAAGGGATACGTGATAATCAGGAATACGATGGGGTAAGAATCAGTCTGGTTGGCTTGCTCAATCAGGCCCGGATTCCCCTTCAGATTGATATCGGTTTTGGGGATGCTGTAACTCCAGCTCCAGAAAAGATCGAATATCCAACTATTTTTGATAGTCCGCCACCTGTTTTGAAAGCTTATCCTCGATATACGCTGGTGGCCGAAAAAGTTGAAGCAATGGTAAGGCTTGGCATGGCGAACAGCCGGATGAAGGATTTCTATGATATCTGGCTGGTCTCAAAGCTCTTTTTTTTGATGGGAGTCTTTTGTTACAAGCCCTTGAGAATATCTTCGAGCGGCGACGTACAACTTTTCCGGTATCAACACCGCCTGCCTTTGTTCCTGCATTTTATGAAGATCCACAGAAGAAAGTACAGTGGAAAGCCTTTGTCAAAAGATCAAAGCCCGATATTCCTGTTGGTGAACTGTCTGTCGTTATCACTGATATAA
- a CDS encoding cysteine hydrolase family protein codes for MLSEKYALMIIDMQKDFVLPDAPLCIAGAAETLPRIGELLEAFRVRRLPVIHVIRHHRADGVDVEGIREKYFTEGPGFAVPGTEGAEIVDELTPLANEYVLVKRRFSAFMQTELDFILRRLGVDHLVVCGTQWPVCIRTTIFDALALGYGVTSIVDATSASSEEVAQANIRDIKAMGVSCLEVNSFIRDCLF; via the coding sequence ATGCTTTCTGAAAAATACGCCCTTATGATCATTGATATGCAGAAGGATTTTGTTCTGCCGGATGCACCTTTATGCATTGCCGGTGCCGCAGAAACCCTGCCCCGCATAGGAGAGCTTCTGGAGGCTTTCCGTGTCAGGCGGCTTCCCGTGATCCATGTGATCCGTCATCACAGGGCCGATGGCGTGGACGTGGAAGGCATCCGGGAGAAGTATTTCACCGAGGGTCCGGGCTTTGCCGTACCGGGAACGGAAGGTGCGGAGATTGTTGATGAACTGACTCCCCTTGCAAATGAGTATGTGCTGGTGAAGCGGCGTTTCAGTGCCTTCATGCAGACGGAGCTGGATTTTATTCTGCGCCGACTTGGAGTAGATCATCTTGTGGTCTGCGGTACCCAGTGGCCCGTATGCATCCGCACCACGATTTTTGATGCTCTGGCACTTGGTTATGGAGTCACCAGCATTGTGGATGCCACGTCCGCCAGCAGTGAAGAGGTGGCTCAGGCCAATATCCGGGATATTAAGGCCATGGGAGTATCCTGTCTTGAGGTGAACAGCTTTATCCGGGACTGCCTTTTCTGA